The following are encoded together in the Bos indicus isolate NIAB-ARS_2022 breed Sahiwal x Tharparkar chromosome 29, NIAB-ARS_B.indTharparkar_mat_pri_1.0, whole genome shotgun sequence genome:
- the LOC109570907 gene encoding olfactory receptor 10D1B-like yields the protein MRNASVVTEFILLGIPHTEDLETMLFVLFLSFYIFTLMGNLLILLAIVSSAPLHTPMYFFLCKLSVCDMFFPSVSSPKMLFYLAGNSRAISYAGCVSQLFFYHFLGCTECFLYTVMAYDRFVAICYPLRYTIIMSHRACAILATGTSFFGCIQATFLTTLTFQLPYCGPNEVDYFFCDIPVMLKLACADTSALEMVGFISVGLMPLSCFLLILTSYSRIVCSILQIRSADGRKRAFSTCSAHLTAILLFYMPVVLIYLWPTPSPWMDATVQILNNLVTPMLNPLIYSLRNKEVKSSLRKVLYQLDFLPEQR from the coding sequence ATGAGGAACGCCTCGGTGGTGACTGAGTTTATTCTGCTGGGCATCCCGCACACAGAGGACCTGGAGACCATGCTCTTTGTCCTGTTTCTGTCCTTCTACATCTTCACCCTTATGGGGAACCTGCTCATCCTACTGGCAATTGTCTCCTCCGCTCCGCTGCACactcccatgtacttcttcctgtgTAAACTGTCTGTGTGTGACATGTTTTTCCCCTCTGTGAGTTCCCCAAAGATGCTCTTCTACCTCGCAGGGAACAGCCGAGCCATCTCCTACGCAGGCTGCGTGTCCCAGCTCTTCTTCTACCACTTCCTGGGTTGTACCGAGTGTTTCCTGTACACGGTAATGGCCTATGATCGCTTTGTTGCCATATGTTACCCTCTGCGCTACACAATAATCATGAGTCACAGAGCGTGTGCCATCCTGGCCACGGGCACCTCATTTTTTGGCTGTATTCAGGCCACATTTCTAACTACACTCACCTTCCAGTTGCCCTACTGTGGCCCCAATGAAGTggattatttcttctgtgatatcCCAGTCATGCTGAAGCTGGCTTGTGCAGACACCTCAGCCCTGGAGATGGTGGGGTTCATCAGTGTGGGCCTCATGCCCCTCAGCTGCTTCCTTCTCATCCTCACCTCCTACAGCCGCATCGTCTGCTCCATCCTGCAGATCCGCTCTGCAGACGGCCGAAAGCGCGCCTTCTCCACCTGCAGCGCCCACCTCACTGCCATCCTGCTTTTCTACATGCCAGTGGTCCTCATCTACCTATGGCCAACCCCAAGCCCTTGGATGGATGCAACTGTTCAGATCCTGAATAACCTGGTCACCCCCATGCTCAACCCTCTGATCTACAGCCTCAGGAATAAAGAGGTGAAGTCATCTCTGAGGAAGGTCCTTTATCAGCTGGACTTCCTTCCTGAGCAGAGGTAG